A stretch of the Chlorobiota bacterium genome encodes the following:
- a CDS encoding cytochrome C translates to MSEISPFFYLWNQVTKPDNVPAILILTLTAFYCWLTWKQAKINDERGTPFEAEQSDKIQVWPNLVRVEFLMSIGVILFLTIWSIYIDAPLEEPANPTLTPNPSKAPWYFLGLQELLVYFDPWIAGVILPTLIIFGLIAIPYIDVNQKGNGYYTIKERKFAISMFAIGFILLWVSLIVVGTFFRGPGWNLFTPWEYWDAHKVVPLNNRDFTEIFGIPSRNIDNSYNWVAMLFGSIILFAFYSIGIFIWKKYKDKSIMKDLGLIRYATTAFFTLSMGGVIIKILLRLLFNVKYILATPFFNI, encoded by the coding sequence ATGAGTGAAATCTCACCGTTCTTTTATCTTTGGAATCAAGTAACAAAGCCGGATAATGTTCCAGCAATTCTGATTCTAACCTTGACAGCATTTTATTGTTGGCTAACTTGGAAACAAGCTAAAATCAATGATGAAAGAGGGACTCCTTTCGAGGCTGAGCAATCGGATAAAATTCAAGTTTGGCCTAATCTGGTAAGAGTTGAATTTTTGATGTCTATTGGGGTTATATTATTTTTAACAATATGGTCAATTTATATAGATGCACCATTAGAAGAACCAGCAAATCCTACTTTAACACCAAATCCATCAAAAGCACCTTGGTATTTTTTAGGATTACAAGAATTATTAGTCTATTTTGATCCTTGGATTGCTGGAGTAATTCTTCCTACATTAATAATTTTTGGATTGATTGCAATACCTTATATCGATGTAAATCAAAAAGGTAATGGTTACTATACAATCAAGGAAAGGAAGTTTGCAATATCAATGTTCGCAATAGGGTTTATTTTATTATGGGTATCATTAATTGTTGTTGGTACATTTTTTCGAGGACCTGGTTGGAACTTATTTACTCCTTGGGAGTATTGGGATGCACATAAGGTTGTACCTTTAAATAATAGAGATTTTACTGAAATTTTTGGAATACCTTCAAGAAATATTGATAACTCATATAATTGGGTTGCAATGTTGTTTGGTTCAATTATTTTATTTGCATTTTATTCTATTGGTATTTTTATTTGGAAGAAATACAAAGATAAATCTATAATGAAAGATTTAGGTCTTATTAGATATGCAACTACTGCATTTTTTACATTAAGCATGGGTGGTGTTATTATTAAAATATTATTAAGATTATTGTTTAATGTTAAATATATCTTGGCTACACCTTTCTTTAATATTTAA
- a CDS encoding c-type cytochrome translates to MFRWFKERLHTPIEHRDYGMMYAILAGLLFLFTLGVLVNEISSRRPWKEYQENYRDLRVKALKKQLSEAKKGVSKKELKNRVSKMRKLDKKLNSNSIIEAKNSVDKITREVITISKKRADIKAFWDSKNYYYEHSLSTGFPDKAAEFKKQLTGYELEMKDLDTNLAKLDREKTTLMSKYKPILDEKNKLEKEADSIFKSVSDLVTKIDETKSMPIKIKQIMIQDMDKSNFGNLKMRVDRCQSCHLGINDPVFANEDIFKKLIKDEKKAEHARKVYGPHPKLEILKSHPIEKFGCTSCHGGQPMSVDDVEHAHGLEKHWEKPLLTGGFIEGSCRNCHEGGYNFVNANMAGKGETTDWIAKGKKLFIDFGCYGCHEASNIPDWKEYLTGPSLLNVSKKLNPDWTVNWILNPMNWNSHTRMPNFRFNSEQAEAVTAYLFDVSKNSSYVPNSGSSGDIARGRQVVFSVGCIACHVIDTVKHSTAFEYKPNPKFSNELGKTSPMWENDGVKGNRVGEGNGFGPDLTKIGSKVNANWLFDWLKNPKHYNAKTRMPSMRLSDQEASDVTAYLVSLKSSNSQSNTAISNINNPEWIKKGEKLIREYGCYGCHQISGFETEGKVSVSLNDYGAKTGHDLFFGFLKEPQLLSVRKHFKKGEHELMEIYEEIPNGQDWWTWTVLKMKNSRIFQTDAIPQKMPVYSMTDEEAYALSVLLRSYTKAYVLPGFRKGLGQYEQYVNDGKFLTHWNNCMGCHKVENQGSYIRDFLEPGKTGDDANPYAPPNLNTVGAKIQENWFYNFVKNPSSTPVRTWLNIRMPSYNFSEETLSKLSRYFLGLEKQDFNYTDYSTYPASDSSLVAGQRLFTKLNCQQCHAVGGLPANGGAAAVPVPNLALAGNRLKPAWISRVLHNPSAIVPGTKMPAFWGTDEEPVVVDSTIFGGNRNMQIEAVANYVWRLGGSKGNVLPGAMESQKTSISTNVSNQVVEKKVIDSTKTKGVVKVSKDSTKKISLK, encoded by the coding sequence ATGTTTCGCTGGTTCAAAGAAAGATTACATACTCCAATAGAGCACAGAGATTACGGAATGATGTATGCTATACTAGCAGGTCTTCTTTTCTTATTTACTCTAGGAGTTCTTGTAAACGAAATCAGTTCTCGTCGCCCTTGGAAAGAATATCAGGAAAACTATAGAGATCTTAGAGTTAAAGCTCTTAAAAAACAACTTTCAGAAGCAAAGAAAGGAGTATCTAAAAAAGAACTAAAGAATCGAGTTTCGAAAATGAGAAAACTTGATAAAAAGTTGAATTCAAATAGTATAATTGAAGCTAAAAATTCTGTTGATAAAATTACAAGAGAAGTTATTACAATCAGCAAAAAAAGAGCAGATATAAAAGCTTTCTGGGATAGTAAAAATTATTATTACGAACATAGTTTATCAACAGGATTTCCAGATAAAGCTGCAGAATTTAAAAAACAATTAACTGGTTATGAGCTTGAAATGAAAGATTTGGATACAAATCTTGCTAAATTAGATAGAGAAAAAACTACTTTGATGTCTAAGTATAAACCAATATTAGATGAAAAAAATAAATTAGAAAAAGAGGCAGATAGTATTTTTAAATCTGTTTCAGATTTGGTTACTAAAATTGATGAAACTAAATCTATGCCAATCAAAATCAAACAGATTATGATTCAGGATATGGATAAATCTAATTTTGGTAATTTGAAAATGCGTGTTGATAGGTGTCAGTCATGCCACCTAGGAATTAATGATCCAGTTTTTGCAAATGAAGATATTTTTAAAAAATTAATAAAAGACGAAAAGAAAGCAGAACATGCAAGGAAGGTATACGGTCCTCATCCTAAGTTAGAGATTCTCAAATCTCATCCAATTGAAAAATTTGGTTGTACCAGCTGTCATGGTGGTCAGCCAATGTCAGTAGATGATGTTGAGCATGCTCATGGTTTAGAAAAACATTGGGAAAAACCGTTGCTAACTGGTGGTTTTATTGAAGGAAGTTGCAGAAATTGCCACGAAGGGGGGTATAATTTTGTTAATGCAAATATGGCAGGAAAAGGTGAAACAACTGATTGGATTGCCAAAGGAAAAAAATTATTTATAGATTTTGGATGTTATGGTTGTCATGAAGCTAGCAATATACCTGATTGGAAAGAGTATTTAACAGGTCCATCATTATTGAATGTAAGTAAAAAATTGAATCCTGATTGGACAGTTAATTGGATATTAAATCCTATGAATTGGAATTCTCATACAAGAATGCCTAATTTTAGATTTAATTCTGAACAGGCTGAAGCGGTAACTGCATATTTGTTTGATGTTTCAAAAAATAGTAGTTATGTTCCAAACTCTGGTTCTTCTGGAGATATTGCAAGAGGAAGACAGGTAGTATTTTCTGTTGGTTGTATCGCTTGTCATGTAATTGATACAGTAAAACATTCAACTGCATTTGAATACAAACCTAACCCAAAGTTTAGCAATGAATTGGGTAAAACAAGTCCAATGTGGGAAAATGATGGAGTTAAAGGGAATAGAGTTGGTGAAGGTAATGGTTTTGGTCCTGATTTAACAAAAATTGGTTCTAAAGTCAATGCTAATTGGCTTTTTGATTGGTTGAAAAATCCTAAGCATTATAATGCAAAAACCAGAATGCCAAGTATGAGGCTTAGTGATCAAGAAGCATCAGATGTAACAGCATATTTAGTTTCTTTAAAGAGTTCAAACTCGCAAAGTAATACGGCAATTTCGAATATTAATAACCCAGAATGGATTAAAAAAGGAGAAAAGTTAATTAGAGAATATGGTTGTTATGGATGTCATCAAATAAGTGGATTCGAAACTGAAGGAAAGGTATCTGTTTCTTTGAACGATTATGGTGCAAAAACTGGACATGATTTGTTTTTTGGATTTTTAAAGGAACCTCAATTATTGAGTGTTAGAAAACATTTCAAAAAAGGTGAACACGAGTTAATGGAGATATATGAAGAAATACCAAATGGTCAAGATTGGTGGACATGGACAGTTCTTAAAATGAAAAATAGTAGAATTTTTCAGACAGATGCAATACCTCAAAAGATGCCAGTTTATAGTATGACAGATGAAGAAGCATATGCATTATCTGTTCTTTTAAGAAGTTATACAAAAGCTTATGTATTGCCAGGATTTAGGAAAGGACTTGGTCAGTATGAACAATATGTGAATGATGGTAAATTCTTAACACATTGGAACAATTGTATGGGATGTCATAAAGTTGAGAATCAAGGTAGCTATATCAGAGATTTTCTTGAACCTGGCAAAACTGGAGATGATGCAAATCCATATGCACCACCAAATTTAAATACTGTCGGAGCTAAAATTCAAGAGAATTGGTTCTATAATTTTGTTAAAAATCCATCTTCAACTCCAGTAAGAACTTGGTTGAATATTAGAATGCCAAGTTATAATTTTAGTGAAGAAACTTTATCAAAGTTAAGTAGATATTTCTTAGGTCTCGAAAAACAAGATTTCAATTATACTGATTATTCAACTTATCCAGCTTCTGATTCATCTTTAGTTGCAGGGCAAAGGTTGTTTACCAAATTAAATTGTCAACAATGTCATGCTGTTGGTGGATTACCTGCAAATGGAGGTGCTGCTGCAGTTCCAGTACCAAATTTAGCTTTAGCAGGAAATAGATTAAAGCCAGCATGGATTTCACGTGTGCTACATAATCCATCTGCGATAGTTCCAGGAACAAAAATGCCAGCATTTTGGGGAACTGATGAAGAACCAGTTGTTGTTGATTCAACAATTTTTGGTGGTAATAGAAATATGCAAATTGAAGCAGTTGCAAATTATGTTTGGAGATTAGGAGGTTCTAAGGGAAATGTTTTGCCTGGAGCAATGGAATCTCAAAAAACATCAATATCAACTAATGTAAGTAATCAAGTTGTAGAAAAGAAGGTAATAGATTCTACAAAAACTAAAGGTGTTGTTAAAGTTTCTAAAGACTCAACTAAGAAAATTTCATTAAAATAA
- the coxB gene encoding cytochrome c oxidase subunit II: MKLNKKIFSFIFLLTSITAFSQQAPKARYKSWWLPSALTDIAVESDHIFMVIYWMTIIVFLLVLAFMIYYLFKYRQSANRPVKYTHGNNKLEIFWTTATFAIMIWIALYSKSVWVDMKYTPPSEDKSLVINVKPRQFQWDITYSGEDGKFDTPDDINTVNQLHVPAGKDVLLKLTAQDVIHSFFIPEFRMKQDALPGMLTRYWFNCPKPVNLEIACAELCGLGHGRMRGYLTVMESSEFDKWYMAEKAKVAKTLTPTSSTTTDTSKISETKNSTNSTIVVPTTEEISKVEVGGKITLNGITFASGSDKISVSSEIVLNNVYDALKEKKEEVVQIQGFSDNSGNKNTNLLLSEKRANAVMIWLVKKGIDKKNLTSKGYGPENPIADNATAEGREKNRRIEFSRVK; the protein is encoded by the coding sequence ATGAAATTAAATAAGAAGATATTCTCGTTTATATTCCTGTTAACATCAATAACAGCATTCTCTCAGCAAGCTCCAAAGGCAAGGTACAAAAGTTGGTGGTTACCATCAGCTTTAACTGATATTGCTGTTGAATCAGATCATATTTTTATGGTTATTTATTGGATGACAATAATAGTATTTCTACTAGTTTTAGCTTTTATGATTTATTATTTGTTTAAATATAGACAATCAGCAAATAGACCAGTTAAATATACTCATGGTAATAATAAACTTGAAATTTTTTGGACTACCGCTACTTTTGCAATTATGATTTGGATTGCTTTGTATAGTAAAAGTGTTTGGGTTGATATGAAATATACACCTCCAAGTGAAGACAAATCACTTGTTATAAATGTAAAACCAAGACAGTTCCAATGGGATATAACTTACTCAGGTGAGGATGGCAAATTTGATACTCCTGATGATATAAATACAGTAAATCAACTTCATGTACCAGCTGGTAAGGATGTATTATTAAAACTTACAGCACAAGATGTAATACATAGTTTTTTTATACCTGAATTTAGAATGAAGCAAGATGCTTTACCTGGTATGTTAACTAGATATTGGTTTAATTGTCCAAAACCAGTAAATTTAGAAATTGCTTGTGCTGAATTATGTGGTTTGGGTCATGGAAGAATGAGAGGATATTTGACTGTAATGGAAAGTTCGGAATTTGATAAATGGTATATGGCTGAAAAAGCCAAAGTTGCAAAAACATTAACTCCAACCTCAAGTACAACTACAGATACCTCAAAAATCTCAGAGACAAAAAATAGTACAAATTCAACTATTGTAGTTCCTACTACTGAAGAAATTTCAAAGGTTGAAGTTGGTGGTAAAATTACATTGAATGGAATTACTTTTGCTTCAGGTAGTGATAAAATTTCTGTCTCTTCAGAGATAGTGTTAAATAATGTTTATGATGCATTAAAAGAAAAAAAAGAAGAGGTTGTTCAGATACAAGGATTTAGTGATAATTCTGGAAATAAAAATACTAACCTATTATTGTCAGAAAAAAGAGCAAATGCTGTAATGATTTGGTTAGTTAAAAAAGGAATTGATAAAAAGAATCTTACATCTAAAGGATATGGACCTGAAAATCCAATAGCAGATAATGCTACTGCAGAAGGAAGAGAAAAAAATAGAAGAATTGAATTTAGCAGAGTAAAATAG
- a CDS encoding cbb3-type cytochrome c oxidase subunit I, with the protein MEATLHSNLETEINHSHDHEHHAHPKMNFIQKYIFSLDHKVIGIQFMFSAFFFLLVGGLLALIVRWQLGFPGQPLPPFLLGTILPSSMLGDGVVLPEFYNTAFTMHATFMVFFAIMPMMIGLFGNFLVPLQIGCKDMAFPILNMVSFWLSVPAGIIMLLSLFVEGGAAGGGWTGYATLSVIKEYTGVGLGQNLWCVSLLILGISSIIGSINYITTVINMRAPGMSMFRMPLTVWAIFITAILLLLALPVLSAAVGMLLMDRNIGTSFFLPAGLKLTGSALSEVHKYAGGGQPLLWQHLFWFFGHPEVYIMILPAMGISSEILGTFSRKPVYGYKAMVFAIAGIAFLGWIVWGHHMFQSGMNPVLGTTFMLSTMVIGVPSAIKTFNWLGTLWGGRIHLTTPMLYTLAFVVQFVIGGLSGIFMASTAVDSFIHDTYFIVAHFHYVLFGGSLFAAYAGIIFWFPKMFGRMMNDTWCKIHFVLTFVLFNCTFFPMHIIGMGGHMRRIYDPTQYSHLVHLQPINKFMTISAILLGFTQLLFIFNLFYSIFKGKKASANPWNATTLEWTIPSPAGHGNFDVIPTVYRGPHEFNSPECEGTGKDFIMQTEALNSKTNGNSH; encoded by the coding sequence ATGGAAGCAACTCTTCATTCAAATTTAGAAACTGAAATTAATCATTCTCATGACCATGAACATCATGCTCATCCGAAGATGAATTTTATACAGAAGTATATTTTTTCACTAGATCATAAAGTTATTGGTATTCAATTTATGTTTAGTGCATTTTTCTTTCTTTTAGTTGGGGGATTATTAGCATTAATTGTTAGATGGCAATTAGGATTTCCTGGTCAACCTTTGCCTCCATTCTTATTAGGAACAATTTTGCCAAGTTCAATGCTAGGTGATGGAGTTGTATTACCTGAATTCTATAATACTGCATTTACAATGCATGCCACTTTCATGGTATTTTTTGCTATTATGCCAATGATGATTGGTCTATTTGGTAATTTCTTGGTTCCACTTCAGATTGGATGTAAAGATATGGCATTTCCAATTTTGAATATGGTTTCATTTTGGTTATCTGTTCCAGCTGGTATAATTATGTTATTAAGTTTATTTGTTGAAGGTGGTGCTGCTGGGGGAGGTTGGACTGGTTATGCAACTCTTTCAGTAATCAAAGAATATACAGGAGTTGGACTTGGACAAAACTTATGGTGTGTATCATTGTTAATATTGGGTATTTCATCAATTATTGGGTCTATTAATTATATAACTACTGTAATTAATATGAGAGCACCAGGAATGAGTATGTTTAGAATGCCATTAACTGTTTGGGCTATATTTATAACTGCTATACTTTTATTATTAGCTTTGCCAGTATTATCAGCAGCAGTTGGAATGTTATTAATGGACAGAAACATTGGTACTAGTTTCTTTTTACCTGCTGGATTAAAACTTACGGGTTCTGCATTATCTGAGGTTCACAAATATGCTGGGGGTGGTCAACCCTTGTTATGGCAACATTTGTTTTGGTTTTTTGGGCACCCAGAAGTTTATATTATGATTTTACCAGCAATGGGAATATCCTCTGAAATTTTAGGTACATTTTCTCGTAAACCTGTTTATGGTTATAAAGCTATGGTTTTTGCTATTGCTGGGATTGCATTTTTAGGTTGGATTGTTTGGGGGCATCATATGTTCCAATCAGGAATGAATCCAGTATTAGGTACTACTTTCATGCTTTCAACTATGGTTATTGGTGTGCCATCCGCAATTAAAACTTTTAATTGGTTGGGTACTCTTTGGGGTGGTAGAATCCATTTGACTACACCAATGCTTTATACCTTGGCTTTTGTTGTTCAATTCGTTATAGGTGGTTTGTCAGGTATTTTTATGGCTTCAACTGCAGTAGATTCATTCATACATGATACCTATTTTATTGTAGCGCACTTTCATTATGTATTGTTTGGTGGATCACTTTTTGCGGCATATGCTGGTATAATTTTTTGGTTCCCAAAAATGTTTGGCAGAATGATGAATGATACTTGGTGTAAAATCCATTTCGTATTGACATTTGTTCTTTTTAATTGTACTTTTTTCCCTATGCATATTATTGGAATGGGAGGTCACATGCGAAGAATTTATGATCCAACTCAATATTCTCATTTAGTTCATCTTCAACCTATAAATAAATTTATGACAATTTCAGCAATTTTGTTAGGTTTTACTCAATTGTTGTTTATTTTCAACTTATTTTATAGTATTTTTAAAGGTAAAAAAGCTTCAGCTAATCCATGGAATGCAACAACGTTAGAATGGACAATTCCATCTCCTGCTGGTCATGGTAATTTTGATGTTATTCCGACTGTGTATAGAGGACCACATGAGTTTAACTCACCAGAATGTGAGGGAACTGGTAAGGATTTTATTATGCAAACTGAAGCTTTAAATTCAAAAACTAATGGGAATAGTCATTAA
- a CDS encoding DUF1800 domain-containing protein: MNRRSFLGNLLTLEEVNNSGVNDTNSILANDLEAYLPDVKSPWDVIRAGHLLRRTTFMPRWQDLDSILKLTPDKAVDLLLDTQSKPKDPSVANTITESRDGLDITLRKGLEGQWTAAWSQLQTWQTEVMRTSGLSIGEKLTAFWSNHFTTEFVNDDDFIVAPLLFRQNRLLREQGLNNFRDLAYNITLDGGMVIYLGGEVNKAGVPNENYARELMELFTIGIGQYTEGDVQNAARILTGWKVARYTDQPSPNGQFNSYFLPSQHDIGAKEFLGVSFPARDANTNTEFIVKQEEIKKLIDVIFDKRGDAASVFLCKKLYRFFVCANPLKVNMGVVNAMAKIMKENDFDLKPVISALLKSKHFFDNNNIGSQLKTPLDFVIGLSRQIASPSTNLPQDISKLGQELFDPPNVSGWNGWHDWITTTTYPIRDKISQNSIAALTDSLAMSFINQFPNKEDLDSLIVNLCAILLPRALSNERKTFLKSKLTGGAPDYEWKQIMNDSVTAGRNIRELLNSIVQLPDFQLC, from the coding sequence ATGAATCGTAGATCGTTTCTTGGAAATTTATTAACACTTGAGGAAGTAAATAATTCTGGTGTTAATGATACAAATTCTATACTTGCAAATGATTTAGAGGCTTATTTACCTGATGTTAAATCACCATGGGATGTTATTAGAGCAGGTCATTTATTAAGGAGAACTACTTTTATGCCCCGATGGCAAGATTTAGATTCTATTCTTAAATTAACTCCAGATAAAGCTGTTGATTTATTGTTAGATACTCAAAGTAAGCCTAAAGACCCTAGTGTTGCAAATACTATTACAGAAAGTAGAGATGGTTTAGACATAACTTTAAGAAAAGGTCTTGAAGGACAATGGACTGCTGCTTGGAGTCAGCTTCAAACTTGGCAAACAGAAGTTATGAGAACTTCTGGATTAAGTATTGGAGAAAAACTTACAGCATTTTGGAGTAATCACTTTACTACTGAATTTGTTAATGATGATGACTTTATAGTTGCTCCATTACTATTCAGACAAAATAGATTGTTAAGAGAGCAAGGATTAAACAACTTTAGAGATTTAGCATATAATATAACTCTTGATGGTGGTATGGTAATCTATTTAGGTGGCGAGGTAAATAAAGCCGGTGTACCTAATGAAAATTATGCTAGAGAGTTAATGGAATTGTTTACAATAGGAATTGGTCAATATACTGAAGGTGATGTTCAAAACGCAGCTAGAATATTAACAGGATGGAAAGTTGCTAGATATACCGATCAACCTTCCCCGAATGGACAGTTTAATTCATATTTCCTACCTTCTCAACATGATATTGGTGCAAAAGAATTTTTAGGCGTTTCATTTCCAGCAAGAGATGCAAATACTAATACTGAGTTTATTGTTAAACAAGAAGAAATAAAAAAGTTAATAGATGTTATTTTTGACAAAAGAGGCGATGCAGCTTCAGTTTTCTTATGTAAGAAGTTATATAGATTTTTTGTTTGTGCAAATCCTTTAAAAGTTAATATGGGAGTTGTTAATGCAATGGCTAAAATTATGAAAGAGAATGATTTTGATTTAAAACCAGTTATATCAGCGTTATTAAAAAGTAAACATTTCTTTGATAATAACAATATTGGTTCCCAGTTAAAAACTCCATTAGATTTTGTTATAGGATTATCCAGACAAATTGCATCTCCAAGCACTAACCTCCCACAAGATATTTCAAAGCTTGGTCAAGAGTTGTTTGATCCACCAAACGTAAGTGGTTGGAATGGTTGGCACGATTGGATTACAACAACAACTTATCCAATTAGAGATAAAATTTCTCAAAACTCAATAGCTGCTTTGACCGATTCATTAGCTATGTCTTTCATAAATCAATTTCCAAATAAGGAAGATTTAGATTCTTTAATTGTTAATTTATGTGCTATTTTACTACCAAGAGCTTTATCTAATGAAAGAAAAACTTTTCTTAAAAGCAAGTTAACTGGGGGTGCTCCAGATTATGAATGGAAGCAAATTATGAACGATAGTGTTACTGCTGGTAGAAACATAAGAGAATTATTGAATAGTATTGTTCAACTTCCAGATTTCCAACTTTGTTAA
- a CDS encoding HPr kinase/phosphorylase, which produces MGALSNIRELRKESITVQIFSEECKERFSLTQLNPGVGLDKLITDKNLHRPQLALAGYIGLFTFHRVQVLGNTEMFYLKSLSNENRINAFKLVASFDVPCFIIPNVNDFGQDLIDIATDQGIAVFTTPHETTKAIYLLTDFLDDQFSPYSPIHGSFIDVYGVGILFIGRSGIGKSEIALDLIERGHRLVADDVVMVTRKGEGILMGSGTKLTQHFMEVRGLGLLNVREMFGIRAIRFQKRVEVIVELEEWHPDVEYTRTGLDDNFTKILDVDIPYLKLPIFPGKNVTVIAEVISLNYLLKHYGYNAAKVFTEKLRESLKKKVEETDRSIHYFENDFE; this is translated from the coding sequence TTGGGTGCATTATCTAATATCCGTGAGCTTAGAAAAGAAAGTATTACAGTTCAAATTTTTTCTGAAGAATGTAAAGAGAGGTTTAGTTTAACCCAGTTAAACCCTGGAGTTGGTTTAGATAAATTAATTACAGATAAAAACCTTCATAGACCTCAACTTGCTTTAGCTGGTTATATAGGACTATTCACTTTTCATAGAGTGCAGGTTCTTGGAAACACAGAAATGTTTTATTTGAAATCTTTATCAAATGAAAATAGGATAAATGCATTTAAGTTAGTAGCTAGCTTTGATGTACCTTGTTTTATAATACCAAATGTAAATGATTTTGGTCAAGATTTAATTGATATTGCAACTGATCAAGGAATTGCAGTATTTACAACTCCACACGAAACTACTAAAGCAATTTATCTGTTAACAGATTTCTTAGATGATCAATTTTCTCCTTACTCTCCAATTCATGGATCATTCATAGATGTATATGGAGTCGGAATTTTATTCATTGGTAGAAGTGGTATTGGTAAAAGTGAAATTGCTTTAGATTTAATTGAAAGAGGCCATAGATTAGTTGCTGATGATGTAGTTATGGTAACAAGAAAAGGTGAAGGAATACTTATGGGATCAGGAACTAAGCTAACTCAACACTTTATGGAAGTTAGAGGATTAGGTTTATTAAATGTTCGTGAAATGTTTGGAATTAGAGCTATTAGATTTCAAAAAAGGGTTGAAGTAATTGTTGAACTAGAAGAATGGCACCCTGATGTTGAATATACAAGAACAGGATTAGATGATAATTTCACTAAAATTTTAGATGTTGATATACCTTATTTAAAACTTCCAATCTTTCCTGGAAAAAATGTTACAGTTATTGCTGAAGTAATTTCATTAAATTATTTGCTAAAACATTATGGATATAATGCTGCAAAAGTTTTTACAGAAAAATTAAGAGAATCATTAAAGAAAAAAGTTGAAGAAACAGATAGATCAATACACTATTTTGAAAACGATTTCGAATAA